The following coding sequences are from one Coleofasciculus sp. FACHB-1120 window:
- a CDS encoding class I SAM-dependent methyltransferase, with protein MVSKAKGEPQPLSSPSNAPVPRNQSVARPDPSVLQQNLQRQFNHHSSARGELTMPCVPSMLDYALNRLERLFEAIGRQLSPEELQKLRDLIASNIQEGFLASPHTRLVIKYEPDPTSLNNLNCNVSTRILSVAQEYQQWIQNREPPLFGSHPDAKVMATAAQLGDPARNPILDVGAGTGRNSLPLAQKGYPVDALELTPGLAEQLLNAAVADNLPIRVIQGDILDPLVRMRPAYYKFAIVAEVVSHFRDNDQVRLLLAKMCDVIQGSGLLLFNLFLAVDGYEPNERVREMSQVAGSYIMTRSELKLAMEDLPLEMLSDESVLDYERTHLPPEAWPPTNWFVSWTSGRDLFPIQETPPMELRWILCRRY; from the coding sequence ATGGTTTCAAAAGCTAAGGGAGAACCCCAACCTCTTTCGTCGCCATCCAATGCGCCAGTTCCTAGGAACCAGTCAGTAGCCCGCCCCGATCCGAGCGTGCTACAGCAGAATCTCCAGAGACAGTTTAATCATCATTCCTCTGCACGCGGTGAACTGACAATGCCGTGCGTGCCATCAATGCTAGATTATGCACTCAATCGCCTAGAGCGGCTGTTTGAGGCGATTGGTCGCCAACTCTCTCCCGAAGAACTGCAAAAATTGCGCGATTTGATTGCATCTAATATTCAAGAAGGTTTTCTGGCTTCTCCTCATACCCGATTAGTCATTAAGTACGAACCCGATCCCACTTCCTTAAATAACCTCAACTGTAACGTCTCAACCAGGATTTTATCGGTTGCTCAGGAGTACCAGCAGTGGATTCAGAACCGAGAGCCGCCCCTATTTGGGAGTCATCCAGACGCGAAAGTCATGGCAACGGCTGCCCAATTAGGAGATCCAGCGCGGAACCCAATTTTGGATGTGGGAGCCGGAACGGGTCGCAATAGCCTTCCCTTGGCTCAAAAAGGCTACCCAGTTGATGCCTTAGAACTGACTCCCGGTTTGGCGGAACAATTGCTAAATGCCGCAGTTGCGGACAATTTACCGATTCGAGTCATCCAGGGTGATATCCTCGACCCCCTGGTGAGAATGCGACCGGCTTATTACAAATTTGCAATTGTGGCGGAAGTCGTGTCTCACTTTCGGGATAACGATCAAGTCCGCTTACTTCTGGCGAAAATGTGCGATGTTATCCAAGGTAGCGGTCTGTTGCTGTTCAACCTCTTCCTAGCTGTGGATGGATATGAGCCAAACGAGCGGGTGCGGGAAATGTCGCAGGTAGCCGGATCGTATATTATGACGCGATCGGAGCTGAAGCTAGCGATGGAGGACTTACCTCTGGAAATGCTGTCGGATGAGTCTGTGCTTGACTATGAGCGCACTCACCTTCCGCCAGAGGCATGGCCCCCGACCAATTGGTTTGTATCCTGGACGAGCGGACGTGACTTGTTTCCCATTCAAGAAACTCCTCCGATGGAGCTGCGTTGGATTCTCTGTAGACGGTACTAA